In the Opitutaceae bacterium genome, one interval contains:
- a CDS encoding four helix bundle protein — translation MGDKYQPGAETAGTHIRSFEDLECWKACRELRTFVVRRIIHDLPAAEKHRLADQLFRAARSTTANIAEGYGRFHYADNNKFCSNARGSAWEVLDHLITANDEEMITEGQLKEGREHVAKAVRLLNGYMAYLKRASQR, via the coding sequence ATGGGTGACAAATACCAGCCAGGTGCAGAAACAGCGGGGACCCACATCCGGAGTTTCGAAGACCTTGAGTGCTGGAAAGCCTGTCGTGAGCTACGAACATTCGTGGTCCGCCGCATCATACACGACCTGCCGGCCGCCGAAAAGCATCGCCTTGCCGACCAACTGTTTCGGGCAGCAAGATCGACCACTGCTAACATCGCGGAAGGTTACGGCCGATTCCACTACGCCGATAACAACAAATTCTGCAGCAATGCCCGCGGTTCAGCGTGGGAAGTTCTTGATCATTTGATCACGGCCAACGACGAAGAAATGATCACAGAGGGTCAACTGAAAGAAGGAAGAGAACACGTAGCCAAGGCAGTTCGCTTACTCAATGGCTACATGGCCTATCTGAAGAGGGCCAGCCAACGCTAG
- a CDS encoding glycosyltransferase: protein MFLRNTYYNAKPFIPARLRWAVRRWFARRKLKKVGDIWPILESAGKEPDGWPGWPDGKQFALVLTHDVEGQRGLDNVRPLAELEMSLGFRSCFYFVPEGEYVVPMELIAWLKENGFEVGVHDLHHDGKLYKSREHFRKSAQRINHYLKEWGAVGYRSGFMFHNLDWHHDLEIEYDASTFDTDPFEPQPDGVGTIFPFWVPAPQSGQMAARDQRSDVRGQQEHKNSDSSIANTPVTGNTPPITAPIGADLRPSCPSVSTSSRTTSSSSSSLTSDLRPPTSEKLNKPRSGYVELPYTLPQDSTLFFLLWETSTRLWERKLDWIVAHGGMALLNAHPDYMVFPGTRSPGNNQIESSHYGEFLADIAARFRDQFANLLPRQVARGSRSIQRTPCPRRSRRIGMVTYSDYETDNRVRRYAESLARRGDHVEVLAVQGSFGRSRKSTLNGVHVTQLSRKASLRGSILAYFIKVSRFFLQVSGALTFRTFRDRYDLIHVHNMPDFLVFTAWMARLRGARLILDLHDLVPELFADKTTGLKARIAAGLLRLEERLSAAFAHHVIISNHLWVKEVTGRSIEREKCSVFINNVDSENFHPRQRTRLDDRRIILFHGSLSQHQGVDLVIRAMPAVRSIVPRSEFHIYGSGSFEEDLRFLIRELSLENIVRIHPPVPLERIPDLIANADVGVVAKRADSFGNRAYSTKIMEFMSQGIPVVLSRTEIDQFYFSEDEVRFFESGNVAELGAALVEVLTDGSLASRLSESGRAHVAAHSWTKRQETYLELVDNLIDDRLVKSDLSYLRPQLLQETADVAN, encoded by the coding sequence ATGTTTCTCCGAAACACATATTACAACGCCAAGCCCTTCATCCCTGCCCGTCTGCGGTGGGCGGTGCGGCGGTGGTTTGCGCGGCGGAAACTCAAGAAGGTTGGGGATATCTGGCCGATCCTCGAGTCCGCGGGCAAAGAACCTGACGGGTGGCCCGGTTGGCCCGACGGGAAGCAGTTCGCTCTTGTTCTCACCCATGATGTCGAGGGTCAGCGAGGTCTCGATAACGTCCGTCCGCTGGCCGAACTCGAGATGAGTCTCGGTTTCCGCTCCTGTTTCTACTTCGTTCCGGAAGGCGAATACGTAGTGCCCATGGAGCTCATTGCCTGGCTCAAGGAGAACGGCTTTGAGGTCGGTGTCCACGACCTGCACCACGATGGAAAGCTCTACAAATCCAGGGAGCACTTCCGCAAGTCCGCCCAGCGAATCAACCACTACCTGAAGGAATGGGGTGCGGTCGGCTACCGCTCCGGGTTCATGTTCCACAATCTCGACTGGCACCACGACCTTGAGATCGAGTATGACGCCTCCACCTTCGACACCGACCCCTTTGAACCCCAACCCGACGGCGTCGGCACCATCTTCCCTTTCTGGGTACCTGCGCCGCAGAGCGGCCAGATGGCCGCAAGAGATCAGCGGTCAGATGTCAGAGGCCAGCAAGAGCACAAGAATTCAGACTCATCAATAGCGAATACACCAGTAACCGGTAACACCCCACCCATAACAGCGCCAATCGGCGCAGACCTTCGACCTTCTTGTCCCAGCGTATCAACGAGTAGCCGGACGACTTCCTCATCCAGTTCTTCCCTGACCTCCGACCTCCGACCTCCGACCTCTGAGAAGCTCAACAAGCCGCGAAGCGGTTACGTTGAGCTTCCCTACACCCTGCCGCAGGATTCCACGCTCTTCTTTCTCCTTTGGGAGACATCCACCCGACTCTGGGAACGAAAGCTGGACTGGATCGTCGCCCATGGCGGGATGGCGCTGCTCAACGCACATCCCGACTATATGGTTTTCCCGGGAACGCGAAGCCCCGGCAATAACCAGATCGAATCCTCGCACTATGGGGAGTTTCTTGCGGACATCGCGGCGCGATTCAGGGACCAGTTCGCGAATCTTCTCCCTCGTCAGGTCGCCAGAGGTTCAAGATCGATTCAGAGGACTCCGTGTCCGAGACGTTCCCGACGCATCGGCATGGTCACTTATTCCGACTACGAGACCGACAATCGGGTCCGGCGCTATGCAGAAAGCCTTGCCCGACGCGGCGACCACGTTGAGGTTCTGGCTGTGCAGGGAAGTTTCGGCCGCAGTCGGAAAAGCACACTGAATGGCGTCCACGTCACACAGCTCTCCAGGAAAGCCAGCCTTCGAGGCAGCATTCTTGCGTATTTCATCAAAGTCAGTCGGTTCTTTCTGCAGGTGTCCGGCGCCCTGACATTCCGGACGTTCCGCGATCGTTACGATCTCATCCACGTCCACAACATGCCCGATTTTCTTGTCTTCACGGCATGGATGGCTCGACTGCGAGGGGCGCGCCTCATCCTGGATCTTCATGATCTTGTGCCTGAGCTGTTCGCGGACAAGACCACCGGATTGAAGGCCCGCATTGCCGCGGGCCTTCTTCGTCTGGAGGAACGCCTCTCCGCCGCATTCGCTCATCACGTCATCATTTCCAATCATCTCTGGGTCAAGGAAGTCACCGGACGGTCCATCGAGAGGGAAAAATGCTCCGTCTTCATCAACAACGTCGACTCTGAGAACTTTCACCCGAGGCAACGAACACGTTTGGACGACCGACGCATCATTCTCTTTCACGGGTCCCTTTCGCAACACCAGGGTGTCGACCTTGTCATCCGCGCCATGCCGGCAGTCAGGTCAATTGTTCCGCGATCCGAGTTTCACATCTACGGTTCGGGATCATTCGAGGAGGACCTGCGGTTCCTCATCCGGGAGCTCTCTCTCGAGAACATCGTGCGGATCCATCCACCTGTTCCGCTCGAGAGGATCCCCGACCTCATTGCCAATGCCGATGTTGGGGTCGTGGCCAAGCGGGCGGACTCATTCGGAAATCGTGCCTACAGCACCAAGATCATGGAGTTCATGTCCCAAGGCATACCGGTCGTGCTTTCGCGAACGGAGATCGATCAGTTCTATTTCTCCGAAGACGAGGTCCGCTTCTTCGAATCCGGCAACGTCGCCGAACTCGGTGCGGCCCTCGTCGAGGTCCTCACGGATGGAAGCCTCGCCAGCCGCCTGTCCGAAAGCGGAAGGGCGCACGTCGCGGCCCATTCATGGACCAAACGGCAAGAGACCTATCTCGAGTTGGTGGACAATCTCATCGACGACCGCCTGGTTAAGAGTGATTTGAGTTACCTGAGACCCCAACTGCTCCAGGAAACAGCAGACGTTGCCAACTGA
- a CDS encoding polysaccharide deacetylase family protein → MRLDRQISLLLGRPLSRLIPQRGRHLPVLMYHSISDDPENGTRDYYKVCTSPKRFAEHMQWLTDWGYRGVTLSEGLEWLKDDVESPRSEVESQEKRNLNASNSAAPERPHDPHIPIVDLRPSTSIPLPVAITFDDGFRDFHTEAWPVLRKHGFGATMYLPTLYIGTNRKEFHGRDCLTWTEVRELRSQGVEFGSHTHTHPKLVDLPWPEIESELSVSKEHLENELQEKITNFAYPYAFPQAKREFTRRLSGILRAIGYSSNATTKIGRCSGKSHPLQIPRLPANTADDMKLMTAKLKGAYDCLYWLQQIMKRIEKKTLVPRSHDDIQI, encoded by the coding sequence TTGCGCCTGGATCGACAGATCTCCCTATTGCTGGGCCGCCCGCTTTCGCGGTTAATTCCACAACGGGGCCGCCACTTGCCGGTCCTGATGTACCACAGCATCAGCGACGACCCAGAGAATGGGACACGTGACTACTACAAGGTCTGCACCTCTCCAAAGCGGTTCGCAGAACACATGCAGTGGCTCACGGACTGGGGCTACCGCGGAGTGACACTGTCCGAAGGACTGGAATGGCTGAAGGATGATGTCGAAAGTCCAAGGTCGGAAGTCGAAAGTCAGGAAAAGAGAAACCTCAATGCCTCAAATTCGGCCGCCCCGGAGCGACCACATGACCCACACATTCCGATCGTCGACCTTCGACCTTCGACATCCATCCCGCTCCCCGTCGCGATTACCTTCGACGATGGCTTCCGCGATTTTCATACCGAAGCATGGCCTGTGCTGCGTAAGCATGGATTCGGCGCCACGATGTACTTGCCCACTCTTTACATCGGTACCAATCGCAAGGAATTTCACGGGCGCGACTGCCTCACCTGGACGGAAGTTCGCGAACTCCGGTCTCAAGGCGTCGAATTCGGATCTCACACGCACACTCATCCCAAACTCGTAGACCTCCCGTGGCCCGAAATTGAATCGGAACTCTCTGTCTCGAAAGAACATCTCGAAAACGAACTGCAGGAAAAAATCACCAACTTTGCCTATCCCTATGCTTTCCCACAGGCGAAAAGGGAGTTCACTCGGCGTCTCAGTGGGATCCTTCGAGCCATCGGCTATTCCTCCAATGCTACAACCAAAATCGGGCGATGCTCCGGCAAGTCTCATCCGCTGCAAATCCCTCGACTGCCCGCGAACACTGCTGACGACATGAAGTTGATGACCGCAAAACTGAAAGGAGCTTATGATTGTCTTTATTGGCTCCAACAGATCATGAAACGAATAGAGAAGAAAACCCTCGTCCCTAGATCGCATGATGATATACAAATCTAG
- a CDS encoding glycosyltransferase family 2 protein — protein sequence MNRILLITPAHNESQLLHRLLEAVSCQDLLPKEWVIIDDSSTDGTLEIAREFAKSHYFVRLITTVRPGGHSFGSKARAFNFAIQGLDLDKFDFIGNLDADISVSSNYLSSIARMFACNPQLGIAGGRVFTKNGRRFISYDNSLHSVAGAVQMFRVQCFRDIGASYLDLPFGGIDAAAEILARMNGWQVKKNPDLHAYEHRMTGTASTGLISSRYRLGRRFNSLGYSALFQLLRCLSRISDAPPVLGSFAEIVGYFRARISGEGPILEPDVVQFLRSEQRNRLRAPWSQNRQ from the coding sequence ATGAATAGAATCCTCCTGATTACTCCGGCTCACAACGAGTCGCAACTTCTCCATCGTCTTCTGGAAGCCGTATCCTGTCAGGACCTTCTCCCCAAAGAGTGGGTTATCATCGACGATTCCTCGACGGACGGAACGTTGGAAATCGCTAGAGAATTCGCCAAGTCGCATTACTTCGTACGGCTCATAACTACAGTTCGACCGGGTGGACACTCCTTTGGAAGCAAAGCCCGAGCGTTCAATTTCGCAATACAAGGTCTCGATCTAGACAAGTTCGATTTTATTGGGAACCTCGATGCCGATATCTCAGTATCCTCTAATTACCTCTCGTCTATAGCACGGATGTTCGCATGCAATCCGCAACTTGGAATCGCCGGCGGAAGAGTCTTCACCAAGAATGGGCGTCGGTTTATTTCATACGACAACTCCCTCCACAGTGTTGCAGGTGCCGTTCAGATGTTCAGGGTCCAATGCTTCCGGGACATAGGAGCATCCTACCTCGATCTGCCATTCGGAGGGATTGACGCCGCAGCCGAAATCCTCGCGAGGATGAACGGCTGGCAAGTCAAGAAGAATCCGGATCTGCACGCATACGAACACCGAATGACTGGCACTGCATCGACCGGACTGATTTCTTCTAGATACAGACTCGGACGCAGATTCAACTCTCTTGGATACAGTGCATTGTTTCAGCTACTGCGGTGCCTTTCACGAATATCTGACGCCCCCCCCGTTTTGGGATCATTTGCTGAGATCGTGGGCTATTTCCGTGCCCGGATTTCCGGTGAAGGGCCTATCTTGGAACCAGATGTCGTTCAATTCCTCAGATCAGAACAACGAAACAGGCTTCGAGCTCCCTGGAGTCAAAATAGACAATAG
- a CDS encoding FkbM family methyltransferase, translating into MISPHYFTFPFYLPRTICELENWTTYLKNYLSRKQNPATYILRSGHQLIDATGTLAGTFAVVFIRREYGLIQRCRSIVDIGANMGTFTVYAARACPEARIVCYEPERKNFEYLSANLARNTNPELVTAFRSAVASSRGSRSMNTGESPLNTLIDLPDLQGRQLVSCTTLEEIFETNGFTSIDLMKINCEGAEYEIFETAPPNCVRQIRQIRLEYHNFEAKSGRTGRALGQKLESIGFRIERFSNYKDISGFIWATRI; encoded by the coding sequence ATGATATCTCCCCACTACTTTACTTTCCCATTCTATTTGCCGAGAACGATCTGCGAACTCGAAAATTGGACTACATATCTCAAAAACTATCTCTCACGGAAGCAGAATCCAGCGACATACATTCTACGATCCGGGCACCAACTCATTGATGCAACAGGCACATTAGCGGGAACGTTTGCAGTCGTCTTTATTCGAAGGGAATACGGCTTGATTCAAAGATGCCGATCGATCGTCGACATCGGAGCAAATATGGGAACCTTTACGGTTTATGCTGCCCGCGCCTGTCCCGAAGCCCGAATCGTCTGCTATGAGCCGGAGAGGAAGAATTTTGAGTATCTCTCCGCCAATCTTGCCAGAAACACCAATCCGGAACTCGTTACGGCATTTCGATCTGCTGTTGCTTCATCAAGAGGCTCACGATCAATGAACACAGGTGAATCTCCACTGAATACACTAATCGACCTACCTGATCTACAAGGGCGGCAACTGGTTTCATGCACAACACTTGAAGAGATCTTCGAAACTAATGGTTTCACCTCAATCGACTTGATGAAAATAAACTGCGAAGGCGCTGAATATGAGATATTCGAGACAGCCCCTCCGAACTGTGTTCGGCAAATTCGACAAATACGTCTCGAATACCACAATTTCGAAGCGAAAAGTGGTCGAACCGGACGAGCTCTTGGCCAGAAGCTTGAATCCATTGGATTCCGAATTGAACGCTTTTCGAATTACAAGGATATCTCAGGATTCATCTGGGCAACAAGGATATAG
- a CDS encoding glycosyltransferase family 2 protein, which translates to MDLSIIIVNWNSVEFLRKCLASVFTHTSGFDFEVIVIDSASFDGCDRMLDDEFPTVIFIQSHENLGFAGSNNRAAEIARGRNFLFLNPDTEIHENAFARMLSLLKSHADAGCVGCRLLNSDGTVQTSCIQAIPTIPNQFADSEFLRRRWPHSKLWGMSALFEVTEGPHEVEAISGACVMLRRDVWKEIGGFSEDFFMYGEDIDLSFRARSAGFRNYYVPGAEVVHHGGSSTEKAINDFSIVMMREAIWRFLRKTRGIAYAAGYRAAMFTSALCRLTALLLLWPGRAARQSNHKYASPSRKWWAVLRWSLHAHPSIRHFYKA; encoded by the coding sequence ATGGATCTCTCCATCATCATCGTCAATTGGAACTCTGTCGAGTTTCTCCGGAAATGTCTCGCATCGGTCTTTACCCACACAAGCGGGTTCGATTTCGAAGTGATTGTCATTGATTCGGCCTCTTTTGACGGCTGCGATCGGATGCTCGATGACGAGTTCCCCACGGTCATCTTCATTCAGAGCCACGAAAACCTCGGCTTCGCAGGCTCAAACAATCGCGCTGCCGAAATTGCCCGCGGCCGCAACTTTCTTTTTCTTAATCCCGACACGGAGATCCACGAAAACGCATTCGCGCGTATGCTCAGCCTGCTGAAATCCCATGCTGATGCCGGGTGCGTGGGCTGCAGGCTGCTGAACTCTGATGGCACCGTTCAGACAAGCTGTATTCAGGCGATCCCAACGATTCCTAACCAATTCGCTGACTCCGAATTCCTCCGTCGCCGTTGGCCCCACTCAAAGCTCTGGGGCATGTCCGCGTTGTTCGAAGTCACCGAAGGACCACATGAAGTTGAGGCGATCTCCGGAGCTTGCGTGATGCTCCGTCGAGATGTTTGGAAGGAGATTGGCGGATTCAGCGAGGATTTCTTTATGTACGGCGAGGATATTGACCTCTCCTTTAGAGCCCGTTCGGCCGGATTCCGCAACTACTACGTGCCTGGCGCAGAAGTCGTGCACCACGGCGGGAGCAGCACAGAGAAGGCAATCAATGACTTCTCAATCGTGATGATGCGAGAAGCAATCTGGAGATTTTTGCGAAAAACACGTGGGATTGCATACGCGGCCGGATACCGAGCCGCGATGTTTACTTCCGCACTGTGCAGGTTGACAGCGCTTCTGCTATTGTGGCCGGGCCGGGCCGCACGTCAATCGAACCACAAGTACGCCTCACCATCCCGCAAGTGGTGGGCCGTGCTCCGATGGAGCCTGCACGCGCATCCATCGATCCGACATTTCTACAAGGCTTAG
- a CDS encoding polysaccharide pyruvyl transferase family protein gives MLKTDLKSGQSCRSGQTVTNSGSETSPTAVRQPKTLCLLGASFGTDNRGVSALAAGTINAAIQANPDNRVFLLDYGYEPTTTVIRSTIGPCEIDLVNIRFSKRILLRNNVAHLIAVALLKRLLPNDYWEQRILPKYPELKSLYEADTVLSIAGGDSFSDIYGFGRLVYVALPQILAILLAKDLVLLPQTIGPFRRSVSRRIASFIMQRSTVVYGRETDSIQVARTLVRTDCQKKLRFSPDMAFALEPFIDSDRMTAVLGQTVPDRPIVGFNISGLLYMGG, from the coding sequence ATGCTGAAGACAGATCTGAAGAGTGGGCAGAGTTGCCGTTCCGGACAAACCGTTACGAATAGCGGTTCTGAAACTTCGCCGACAGCCGTACGCCAACCAAAAACACTCTGCCTCCTCGGCGCCTCCTTTGGTACTGACAATCGTGGTGTATCTGCACTCGCGGCTGGGACCATCAACGCTGCTATCCAGGCAAACCCGGACAATCGGGTCTTTCTTCTGGACTACGGCTACGAACCCACAACTACCGTCATACGGAGCACAATCGGTCCCTGCGAAATTGACCTCGTCAATATCCGCTTCTCAAAACGCATACTCCTCAGAAACAACGTCGCACACCTCATTGCGGTCGCTCTCCTCAAGAGACTGCTGCCCAATGACTATTGGGAACAACGTATCCTTCCGAAATACCCGGAACTGAAGAGCCTTTACGAGGCTGACACAGTCCTCTCCATCGCCGGCGGTGACAGTTTCAGTGACATTTACGGATTCGGCCGCCTCGTTTACGTCGCGTTGCCACAAATCCTGGCGATTCTGCTTGCGAAGGATCTGGTTCTTCTTCCTCAGACAATCGGCCCATTTCGAAGATCTGTTTCACGACGCATCGCCAGCTTCATCATGCAGCGGAGTACAGTGGTCTACGGAAGGGAAACTGACAGTATCCAAGTGGCGCGGACACTCGTCAGGACCGATTGTCAGAAGAAGCTACGATTCTCTCCAGACATGGCCTTTGCTCTCGAGCCATTCATTGATTCGGATCGTATGACCGCAGTCTTGGGGCAAACCGTGCCCGACAGACCCATCGTGGGCTTCAACATCAGTGGACTCCTTTACATGGGTGGTTAA
- a CDS encoding polysaccharide pyruvyl transferase family protein, with the protein MFGLRTSHKELVDRIINRLIEGGAQVLLIPHVFGTGPNSESDVNASREVLASLAPTLTPYLTMVSGDFDQHELKAIIGSCSFFIGARMHACIAALSQTIPAVGLAYSPKFRGVFNSVGLSDQVLDLRSAETQEIVARILDAFRNRANLHRLLIENVPGVRRRVLSFFDHLTEPVLDTPVAR; encoded by the coding sequence ATGTTCGGACTGCGGACCAGTCACAAAGAGCTAGTCGATCGGATCATCAACCGGTTGATTGAAGGTGGCGCACAGGTCCTACTCATTCCACACGTTTTTGGTACCGGCCCAAATTCCGAGAGTGACGTGAACGCTTCCCGGGAGGTACTCGCAAGTCTCGCACCGACCCTCACTCCCTACCTCACCATGGTATCGGGAGACTTTGACCAGCACGAACTCAAGGCGATTATCGGCAGTTGCTCCTTCTTCATCGGCGCGCGAATGCATGCCTGCATTGCCGCCCTGTCCCAAACCATACCGGCTGTCGGTCTGGCCTACAGCCCGAAATTTCGTGGCGTCTTCAACTCCGTCGGCCTTTCAGACCAGGTTCTGGATCTCCGATCAGCTGAAACGCAAGAGATAGTCGCGAGAATACTAGATGCCTTCCGAAACCGCGCCAATCTTCACAGACTATTGATCGAGAACGTCCCCGGGGTGCGAAGAAGAGTCCTCTCCTTCTTCGATCACCTGACGGAACCAGTCTTGGATACTCCTGTCGCAAGGTGA
- a CDS encoding right-handed parallel beta-helix repeat-containing protein, producing MKISLHLRLTILVSAIFGLSPLLIAQTFHVRQGANGNGSDWNNAYGSLPSTLVRGATYYIADGSYPSYTFDDPNTGTSQITIKKATESEHGTTIGWSSSYGDGQASFSGGFVMITDYYVIDGSKRDESNWYNGLSYGFRLPSITSDSIAFGNASDHITVKYCDMGGNFSETYYSGMGDAIKVAYSQTDWTVSRCFIHNSVGTMVQFAGVSNSLVEFCWFGPSWGKVAIRGQVSCTNTTFRHNIFYNAAQTDPEDSTSGLTAEIALWDGPSWDNNEIYGNIFYSKVTGGRNTSILVGGNGSSWVGAGGANTKVYNNTFVGFVEPAVFPMILLNGSSTEAKNNLFFDCIDSDVSASSASNNLRATADPFVNLSSMDFRLHESSQARNSGIQLGGPPYDVDRLGNRRGADGAWDVGAYEFSIGIGVTPTAPSDLQIQ from the coding sequence GTGAAAATCTCGCTCCACCTTCGCCTCACGATCCTTGTCTCGGCCATCTTTGGCCTCTCGCCACTACTCATCGCTCAGACTTTTCACGTCAGGCAAGGTGCGAATGGCAATGGGTCCGATTGGAACAACGCTTACGGGTCTCTCCCCTCAACGCTCGTACGGGGTGCGACCTACTACATCGCTGACGGCAGTTACCCATCTTACACTTTTGACGACCCTAATACCGGAACCTCGCAGATAACCATCAAAAAGGCCACCGAATCTGAACACGGGACAACTATCGGTTGGTCCTCTTCTTATGGGGACGGACAAGCTTCCTTCTCGGGAGGCTTTGTGATGATTACCGACTATTACGTAATCGATGGCTCGAAACGGGACGAGAGCAATTGGTATAACGGGCTCAGTTACGGCTTTCGTTTGCCCAGTATAACGTCCGACTCAATTGCTTTCGGGAATGCTAGTGACCATATTACAGTCAAATACTGCGATATGGGCGGTAACTTCAGTGAGACCTATTACAGCGGAATGGGTGACGCAATCAAGGTAGCCTATTCCCAAACGGATTGGACTGTTAGCAGATGCTTCATTCACAACTCTGTCGGGACGATGGTGCAATTTGCAGGAGTCTCCAATAGTCTTGTTGAATTCTGTTGGTTTGGCCCGAGTTGGGGCAAGGTCGCAATCCGCGGTCAAGTTTCCTGTACAAATACTACATTTCGTCACAATATCTTTTATAACGCGGCGCAAACGGACCCAGAGGATTCCACTTCTGGCTTGACCGCAGAAATTGCACTATGGGACGGTCCCTCTTGGGATAATAATGAGATTTACGGCAACATCTTCTACAGCAAGGTAACCGGAGGAAGAAACACGTCGATACTAGTGGGTGGCAACGGATCAAGCTGGGTAGGCGCCGGCGGAGCAAATACGAAGGTCTACAACAATACCTTTGTGGGCTTTGTCGAACCAGCGGTCTTCCCTATGATACTTCTCAATGGATCCTCAACAGAAGCGAAAAACAATCTCTTCTTTGACTGCATAGATAGTGACGTAAGCGCTTCTAGTGCTAGCAACAACCTCCGAGCAACAGCAGATCCGTTCGTGAACCTCTCTTCCATGGACTTCAGATTGCACGAATCCAGCCAGGCACGGAATTCCGGGATCCAACTCGGTGGCCCCCCCTATGATGTCGATCGACTTGGAAACAGAAGGGGTGCGGATGGTGCCTGGGATGTTGGAGCCTACGAATTCTCAATTGGTATTGGCGTCACTCCGACCGCTCCGTCCGATCTACAAATCCAATAG